One part of the Vicia villosa cultivar HV-30 ecotype Madison, WI linkage group LG6, Vvil1.0, whole genome shotgun sequence genome encodes these proteins:
- the LOC131612897 gene encoding uncharacterized protein LOC131612897: MSRAPIFIKDLLKGNQVWKMHIRVVDLWVVIEKNGAKHLEAVIQDAKGDRIHVVTWGKDLQDWVEVLKEHETYYLYNGEPIENDGPFKVCSNPLKLIFGGGTTMTKVAIPEIPTHSYSFMPIGSFLNGDFKHDHLYDVIGVLQDVLKTQTGGGGRKSCVNVSIRDVEGNVIELVLWEDYGKQFINYTTPNNFAGPTIIVLTHAWCKPNTVSGLLCLSNAWSGSKLYINMEHPQVEEFKASFGANLPAPSQSLTADSSVQSANNFWTKLSEVKSIRAISEFGRDCFATTIGTTTGFNPSRFGWYFESSGNNDAERVTKFKLEVEVEYDNHKGIFVFWDKDCIPFTKLTAQEIRDIMKKAGEDNPKIWPTHLDVLLNRQMVFRIKYQSQFRRFSIVKILNEDGLYKKFDDYLTPVEGANAAVMDVETESPALIPNQLTQTCEPSIVAEPDSIATHTGSPSASCSSTPAKRDIMSTSINDLIQFEELTPKQSATKGTKGKKTKQFKKD, from the exons ATGTCAAGAGCTCCCATTTTCATTAAAGATCTTCTTAAGGGAAACCAGGTATGGAAAATGCACATTCGAGTTGTTGATCTGTGGGTTGTTATtgagaaaaatggagcaaaacacctTGAAGCCGTTATTCAGGATGCAAAG GGTGATAGGATTCACGTCGTCACATGGGGAAAAGACTTACAAGATTGGGTTGAGGTTTTGAAGGAGCATGAGACTTACTACCTTTACAATGGAGAGCCAATCGAGAACGATGGGCCTTTCAAGGTGTGTTCTAATCCACTCAAACTCATTTTCGGTGGAGGGACTACAATGACGAAGGTGGCAATACCTGAAATTCCTACTCACAGCTACAGTTTTATGCCTATTGGGAGCTTTCTCAATGGAGACTTCAAACATGACCACTTATATG ATGTTATTGGCGTATTACAAGATGTTTTGAAGACCCAAACTGGAGGTGGTGGTAGGAAATCTTGTGTCAATGTATCCATACGTGATGTCGAAGGCAACGTCATTGAGCTGGTGTTATGGGAAGATTACGGCAAACAGTTCATCAACTACACTACCCCTAACAACTTTGCTGGTCCTACTATAATTGTATTGACACATGCATGGTGCAAGCCAAACACAG TGTCGGGATTACTGTGTCTTTCCAACGCATGGAGCGGGTCTAAACTTTACATCAACATGGAACATCCACAAGTGGAAGAATTCAAAGCTAG TTTTGGTGCCAACTTACCTGCCCCTTCCCAATCATTGACTGCTGATTCATCTGTTCAATCTGCTAACAATTTCTGGACGAAATTGTCCGAGGTGAAGAGTATCCGTGCGATATCTGAATTCGGAAGG GACTGTTTTGCAACGACCATAGGGACTACCACTGGATTTAATCCCTCCAGGTTTGGATGGTATTTTGAATCTTCTGGAAATAACGATGCTGAACGCGTTACCAA ATTCAAACTTGAGGTGGAGGTTGAATATGATAACCATAAGGGGATCTTTGTTTTTTGGGATAAGGATTGTATCCCTTTTACTAAGTTGACTGCTCAGGAAATAAGAGATATTATGAAGAAG GCTGGAGAGGACAATCCTAAGATATGGCCTACTCACCTCGATGTTCTCTTGAATAGACAAATGGTCTTCCGTATCAAGTATCAATCACAATTCAGACGATTCTCCATCGTGAAAATACTCAACGAGGATGGCCTTTACAAAAAGTTTGATGACTACCTCACACCAGTTGAA GGAGCTAATGCTGCTGTAATGGATGTGGAAACAGAATCTCCAGCTCTTATACCAAATCAA CTCACACAAACTTGCGAACCGTCAATTGTTGCTGAACCAGATTCGATTGCTACGCATACTGGGAGTCCTTCTGCAAGTTGCAGCAGTACTCCTGCCAAGAGGGATATTATGTCAACCTCAATTAACGACTTGATTCAGTTCGAAGAACTCACTCCTAAACAATCAGCCACTAAGGGCACCAAAGGAAAGAAGACCAAGCAATTCAAAAAGGATTAA